The Lysinibacillus irui sequence TGAAGATTCTACAAATTTAGTGCAAATCGTTATTACAAGTCAGCAAGTATTATTTAAAACTGGCGATGTATTATTCTTCTCTCGCTTACTGGAAGGGAATTATCCAGATACAACACGTTTAATTCCTGAAGAATATCAAACGAATGTAACAATTAATGGGAAATCCTTGTTGCAAGCTATTGACCGTGCTTCACTTGTGGCAAGAGGTGATCGTAACAATGTTGTTCGTTTTGAAATTTTAGATAATCAAGCAGTTGAAGTTTCTTCTAATTCACCTGAAATTGGTAAGGTGCAAGAAGAAATTCCTGTTGAAGCGTTAGAAGGGGAAAGTTTGAAAATTTCCTTCAGTGCTAAATACATGATGGAAGCATTAAAAGCAATTGATGGTCAAGATGTGGTCATTCAATTTACTGGGGCAATGAGACCATTTATTTTACGTTCTGTTCATGATGATGCTATTTTACAATTAATTTTACCTGTAAGAACTTACTAAGATTATAAGATCCGTTAAGATAGTCGCTAATTGTGACTATCTTTTTTTACTTATGGCGTAATTTTAGGTATGATAGAGAGATAGACAGTCTGTATTCGGAGGGGAACACACTATGCAGGACATTAAAATTGATGAGGAGTTCATCACGTTAGGGCAGCTATTAAAAATTACTGATGCCATTAGTTCAGGTGGAATGGCCAAGTGGTTTTTACAAGAAAATGCTGTATATGTTAATGGAGAAGTAGACGATCGTCGAGGTCGAAAATTACGTGACGGTGACGTGGTAAATATTCCTGGCTGTGGTCGTTTTCAAATCGTAGGACCAACTGGACAGTAAATTATGTATATTGAGCAAATAAAACTTACAAATTACCGTAATTATGATGCCTTAGCTTTAGACTTTTCTCCGAAAATTAATGTTTTCATTGGTGAAAATGCACAAGGAAAAACAAACGTTATGGAGTCCATCTATGTTTTAGCAATGGCTAAATCCCATCGAACTACGAACGATAAAGAATTAATACGTTGGGATTCAGACTATGGTAAAATAGAAGGGGCCGTAAAAAAAAGGCATGGTATTTTACCGATCGAACTTACGATTACAAAGAAAGGTAAAAAGGGCAAGATAAATCATATAGAGCAAAGTCGCCTCAGTCATTATATTGGTCAAATGAACGTCGTTATGTTTGCGCCAGAAGATTTAAACGTGGTAAAGGGGAGTCCGCAAATACGTCGACGTTTTATTGATATGGAGATTGGGCAAATTTCGCCTGTCTACTTACATGATTTATTAACCTTTCAAAAAGTTTTAAAACAACGAAACCATTTCTTAAAGATGAACCAGGGCAAGTCCTTATCAAATGATGTGATGTATGAGGTCTACAATGAACAATATATTCACGCAGCTACCCAAATTATTCGTAAAAGATTTCAATTTATGGATTTGTTGCAGGAGTGGGCGGAACCTATACACGCAGGTATATCGCAAGGTAAGGAAACATTGGTTATAAAATATCGTACGGTAGCTGGTATTGAAAAAGAACACTCTACTAGCGAAATTGAAAATACTTTACATCAAAAATTGATTGAAGCGAGAGAACGTGAATTTGACAGGGGTGTCACATTAGTTGGCCCACATCGTGATGATTTGCAGTTTTTAGTAAATGGCTATGATGTTCAAACTTATGGCTCACAAGGACAACAACGTACTACAGCGTTATCTTTAAAGCTTGCTGAAATTGAATTAATTAAACAAGAAACAAATGAAACACCCATACTACTTTTAGATGATGTTTTGTCGGAACTCGATGATTATCGTCAATCGCATTTATTAAATACCATTCAAGGTGAAGTCCAGACCTTTGTTACAACTACAAGTGTAGATGGAATTCATCATGAAACGATGGAACAAGCTCAACTGTTCCACGTGAAACAAGGAGCGATTGATAAAAGTTAGCCAGGGTAGTTTTTTAGATTACAAAAGAATGGTAATAGTCAGCTCGGTTGACTGTTCATTCATTTACACACAATGATGTTATGAAGGAGTAGATGAAAGCCGTGGCTATAGAGAACGAAGGTTTACAAAACCAAGCTTATGAGGCTGATCAGATCCAGGTATTAGAAGGTTTAGAGGCAGTACGTAAAAGACCAGGGATGTATATCGGTTCTACAAGCTCTAAAGGGCTTCACCATTTAGTATGGGAAATTGTTGATAATAGTATCGATGAAGCTCTTGCAGGATTTTGTACAGATATAAGTGTAACAATTGAAAAAGATAACTGGATTCGCGTAGAAGATAATGGACGTGGGATTCCAGTAAGTATTCAAGAAAAAATGGGTAAGCCAGCTGTCGAAGTTATTATGACAGTTTTACATGCTGGTGGTAAATTCGGCGGTGGAGGCTATAAAGTTTCTGGTGGTCTTCACGGAGTAGGGGCATCAGTGGTGAATGCACTCTCTGTGGAAACAATTGTTCAGGTTCACCGTGAAGGTCATATCCATGAAATTAAATTCGAACGAGGAAAGACAGTTCAAGAATTAACGATTATTGGTGATACAGATCACAATGGTACAACAACACGTTTTAAAGCTGATCCAGAAATCTTTAAAGAAACAACTGTTTATGAATTTGACATTTTAGCTCATCGTATTCGAGAGTTAGCTTATTTAAATCGTGGCATTAAGATTACCATTGCTGATGAACGTGAAGATCAAGAACGTTCAACTACATACCACTATGAAGGTGGTATTCGTTCCTATGTAGAACATTTAAACCAATCAAAAGAGCCTATTCATGATCCAATTGATGTTCTTGGCGAAAAGGATGGAATCACAGTAGAAATTGCTATGCAATATAATGCTGGATTCTCCTCTAATATCTTTTCATTTGCTAATAACATTAATACGTATGAAGGTGGTACTCACGAGTCTGGTTTTAAAACAGCACTTACACGTGTTATTAATGATTATGCACGCAAAAGCGGATTACTAAAAGAATCTGATGCAAATCTTACAGGTGAGGATGTACGTGAAGGATTAACAGCTATTGTCTCTGTAAAACATCCCGATCCTCAATTTGAAGGACAAACGAAAACAAAGTTAGGGAATTCTGAAGTAAGTCAAATTACCAATTCATTATTCTCAGATGGCTTTGAACGTTTTATGTTAGAAAATCCGACAGTAGCTCGTAAAATTGTCGAAAAAGGTTTAATGGCAGCACGTGCACGTGTAGCGGCTAAAAAAGCTCGTGAGTTTACTCGTCGTAAAAATGCACTGGAGGTTTCAAGCTTACCAGGTAAATTAGCTGACTGTTCTTCAACAAATCCAGCTGAATGTGAAATCTATATTGTTGAGGGTGATTCTGCCGGAGGATCTGCTAAATCAGGACGTGATCGTCACTTCCAAGCAATTTTGCCTCTACGTGGTAAAATTCTCAATGTTGAAAAAGCCCGACTAGATAAAATTCTATCGAATGCAGAAATCCGTGCAATGATCACAGCTTTTGGTACAGGTATTGGAGAAGAGTTCAATTTAGAAAAGGCGCGTTATCATAAAATCATTATCATGACTGACGCCGATGTTGACGGAGCACATATCCGTACATTACTTTTAACTTTCTTCTTCCGTTTCCTTCGACCTCTTGTGGAAGCAGGCTATATTTATATTGCGCAGCCACCACTTTATCAAGTTAAACAAGGTAAGCATGTTGAATACTGCTATGATGAGGAAACGTTAAAGGAAATTTTAGAGCGTCTACCTAAAATGCCAAAACCAAATGTACAACGATATAAAGGTCTTGGTGAAATGAATGCTGAACAACTTTGGGAAACAACAATGGATCCAGAGCACCGCACATTATTACAAGTAGAATTAGATGATGCAATTAAAGCAAACCAAGCATTTGAACGTTTAATGGGCGATGAAGTTGAACCTCGTCGTCAATTTATCGAGGAAAATGCCGTATACGCTAATTTAGATATTTAGTTTTTCTTGAAAGGAGGTCTACACTTTGTCAGAACAAGAACGCTCCGGTGTTAAAGGAATTAATATCACAGAAGAAATTGAAACATCCTTTCTTGATTATGCAATGAGTGTAATTGTGTCACGTGCATTACCTGATGTACGTGATGGATTAAAACCAGTTCATCGTCGTATTTTATATGGGATGCAGGAGTTAGGAAATACAGCAGATAAGCCTTACAAAAAATCAGCACGTATTGTTGGGGATGTTATGGGTAAGTATCATCCACATGGTGACTCTTCCATTTATGATGCAATGGTACGTATGGCGCAAGATTTTAGCTATCGTTATATGCTAGTAGATGGTCATGGAAACTTTGGATCTGTTGATGGTGATGGGGCAGCAGCCATGCGTTATACTGAATCACGTATGTCTAAAATAGCCATGGAAATGCTCCGTGATATCAATAAAGATACAATTGACTATACAGACAACTATGATGGATCAGAAAAGGAACCTATCGTTTTACCGAGTCGCTATCCAAACTTATTAGTGAACGGTGCTGCAGGGATTGCTGTTGGTATGGCAACAAATATCCCTCCACACCAATTGGGAGAAACAATAGATGCCGTTATAGCTCTTTCCGAAAATCCAGCTATTACAACAGAAGAATTAATGGAAATTATCCCAGGGCCAGATTTTCCTACTGGGGGATTAATCTTAGGACGTAGCGGTATCCGCAGAGCCTATGAAACGGGTCGTGGTTCCATTATTATTCGTGCAAAGGTTGAAATTGAGCAAAAGTCCAATGGTAAGGAAACTATTCTTATTCATGAATTACCTTATCAAGTAAATAAGGCGAAGCTTATTGAAAAAATTGCAGAGCTAGTACGTGATAAAAAAATAGATGGTATTACAAATTTACGTGATGAATCTGACCGTCGTGGTATGCGAGTAGTCATTGAAATTCGTAAAGATGCCAATGCTAATGTTGTCTTAAATAATTTGTATAAACAAACAGCTATGCAATCAAGCTTCGGTATTAATATGCTGTCATTAGTAAATGGACAGCCAAAAGTACTGGGCTTAAAAGAGATGCTATACCATTATTTAGAGCACCAAAAAGTAATTATTCGTCGTCGTACAGAATTCGACCTTCGTAAAGCAGAGGACCGTGCTCATATTTTAGAAGGTTTACGAATCGCTCTAGATCATATTGATGAAATTATTGCTATTATTCGTGGTTCACGTAGTGGTGAAGAAGCGAAACCACAATTAATGGAGCGTTTTAATTTATCAGAGCGACAGGCTCAAGCTATTTTGGATATGCGTTTAGTTCGCTTAAGTGGATTAGAGCGTGAAAAAATAGAAGCGGAGTATCAAGAGCTTCAGATTCTAATAGCAGAATTAAAGGCCATTCTAGCTGATGAAGCGAAAATTGTTGATATTATTCGCACTGAAATTTTAGAGTTGAAAGAACGTTTTAATGATACACGCCGTACTGAAATTACATCAGGTGGTTTAGAAATGATTGAGGATGAAGACCTAATCCCTGTAGAAAACTCAGTTGTTACTTTAACGCATAATGGCTATATTAAACGTTTAGCTGCGAACACATACCGTAGTCAAAAACGTGGTGGCCGTGGTGTACAAGGAATGGGAACAAATGAAGATGACTTTGTAGAGCATCTAATGAATACCTCTACTCATGACACTATTCTATTCTTTACATCAAAAGGTAAAGTATTTAGAGCTAAAGGTTATGAAATTCCTGAGTTCGGTCGTACGGCTAAAGGGTTACCAATCGTTAACTTACTTAATATAGAAAAAGGCGAAAAAGTAACAGCTATGATTCGTGTGGGATCGTTTGATGAAGATGCATACTTTATCTTTACAACAAAAACAGGGATTACGAAACGTACACCTGTCTCTCAATTTGCTAACATCCGAACAAATGGTTTAATAGCTATTAGCTTACGAGAAGATGATGATCTTATTTCTGTGCGTTTAACAGATGGACATAAACAAGTTATTATTGGTACACGTGATGGTATGCTTGTTCGTTTCCAAGAAGATGATATTCGTTCTATGGGTCGTACAGCTGGTGGGGTTCGAGGTATTAAACTGCGTGACGGTGATGAAGTCGTTGGCATGGAGATTGTTGAACCAGGACAGGAAATTCTCGTTGTTACCCAAAAGGGTTATGGTAAACGTACTTCAGAAGAGGACTACCGTTTACAAAGCCGTGGCGGTGTAGGTCTGAAAACAATCCAGATTACAGATAAAAACGGTCCAATGGTAGCTGTAAAAACAGTTGATGGTTCTGAGGATCTCATGCTTATTACAATTAACGGTATGCTTATCCGCATGGATGTAAATGATATTTCATTAATTGGGCGTAGTACACAGGGAGTTCGTTTAATTCGATTAGGAGATGACGAATTGGTTGCAACTGTGGCTAAAGTTGAAAAAGAAGAAGAGTCTCAAGAAGATGAAGAGGATATAGAGGAATAATTTTAAACCGATGAACGACATTCAATTTGTCGTCATCGGTTTTTTACATAAATAATGAAAAATAAGTAATTATTTTGAATTCCATGTTAAAATGATAGTACCTTATTTAAGCAAGAAACAGTGGAGAGGTGTTTTTTTTATGGAAACTATACATGTTCCGATTTCAGAGTTAGGCGTTGGTAAAGTAATTTCTGAAGATATTTTTGCTAATACACAATATCCAATCATCTTTAAAGATACAAAGATTTCCTATGTACATTTGCAAGTTTTTCATGCTTTTAATATTTTCAATGTTCCCGTTTATAAAAATCAACAAGATGCTCAACTTGAAAAGAAAGAAAATGATGTCGAAGTTGTAATAGAAGATATTCCGACTTTTAGAAAAGTTTATAATAATTCCGTTGAACAATTTAAAAGAGAATTTAAAAATTGGGAAGCGGGAGCTAAAGTAGATATTGCTAAGGCAAGAACAATTATTTTACCTTTAGTAGAGATGGTATTAGATGATCGTACTATAATTTTTGATTTAAATGAGTATTCAAACCCTAAAGAATACTTGTATCATCATTGTGTTGCGACAGGTCTGATCTCTGCAGTTATTGCTCAAAAACTTGGATATGATAGAGGAACTACCATTCAAGTTGCAATTGGTGGATTATTAGCGGATTGCGGTATGGCCAAAGTGCATCCTCGTATTAGAGATAAGAAGACACCTTTAACAGAACAAGAATATAATGAAATTTATAAACATCCGGTATATAGCTATAATATGGTGAAAGATTTAACCGTTCTAAAGGAGACAATGAAAGAAGCAATCTTCCAACATCATGAACGTTTAAATGGAAGTGGATATCCAAAAGGGGAAAGGATTGCTAACATCTCTATTTTTGCACAAATTATTGCTGTTGCAGATGTATTTCATGCAATGACTTGTGAACGAGTGTATAGATCAAAGCAATCTTCATTTAAAGTTATAGAAATGATAAATGAATCGGAGTTCGGTAAGTTTGATATTAAAGTAGTGCGCGCATTAATTGATATTGTTGCGGATCTTCCTATTGGAACAATTGTAGAGCTTTCTAATCTAGAACGTGGAGAAGTAATGTTTGTGAATAAATTTGCACCA is a genomic window containing:
- the yaaA gene encoding S4 domain-containing protein YaaA gives rise to the protein MQDIKIDEEFITLGQLLKITDAISSGGMAKWFLQENAVYVNGEVDDRRGRKLRDGDVVNIPGCGRFQIVGPTGQ
- the recF gene encoding DNA replication/repair protein RecF (All proteins in this family for which functions are known are DNA-binding proteins that assist the filamentation of RecA onto DNA for the initiation of recombination or recombinational repair.), with protein sequence MYIEQIKLTNYRNYDALALDFSPKINVFIGENAQGKTNVMESIYVLAMAKSHRTTNDKELIRWDSDYGKIEGAVKKRHGILPIELTITKKGKKGKINHIEQSRLSHYIGQMNVVMFAPEDLNVVKGSPQIRRRFIDMEIGQISPVYLHDLLTFQKVLKQRNHFLKMNQGKSLSNDVMYEVYNEQYIHAATQIIRKRFQFMDLLQEWAEPIHAGISQGKETLVIKYRTVAGIEKEHSTSEIENTLHQKLIEAREREFDRGVTLVGPHRDDLQFLVNGYDVQTYGSQGQQRTTALSLKLAEIELIKQETNETPILLLDDVLSELDDYRQSHLLNTIQGEVQTFVTTTSVDGIHHETMEQAQLFHVKQGAIDKS
- the gyrB gene encoding DNA topoisomerase (ATP-hydrolyzing) subunit B produces the protein MKAVAIENEGLQNQAYEADQIQVLEGLEAVRKRPGMYIGSTSSKGLHHLVWEIVDNSIDEALAGFCTDISVTIEKDNWIRVEDNGRGIPVSIQEKMGKPAVEVIMTVLHAGGKFGGGGYKVSGGLHGVGASVVNALSVETIVQVHREGHIHEIKFERGKTVQELTIIGDTDHNGTTTRFKADPEIFKETTVYEFDILAHRIRELAYLNRGIKITIADEREDQERSTTYHYEGGIRSYVEHLNQSKEPIHDPIDVLGEKDGITVEIAMQYNAGFSSNIFSFANNINTYEGGTHESGFKTALTRVINDYARKSGLLKESDANLTGEDVREGLTAIVSVKHPDPQFEGQTKTKLGNSEVSQITNSLFSDGFERFMLENPTVARKIVEKGLMAARARVAAKKAREFTRRKNALEVSSLPGKLADCSSTNPAECEIYIVEGDSAGGSAKSGRDRHFQAILPLRGKILNVEKARLDKILSNAEIRAMITAFGTGIGEEFNLEKARYHKIIIMTDADVDGAHIRTLLLTFFFRFLRPLVEAGYIYIAQPPLYQVKQGKHVEYCYDEETLKEILERLPKMPKPNVQRYKGLGEMNAEQLWETTMDPEHRTLLQVELDDAIKANQAFERLMGDEVEPRRQFIEENAVYANLDI
- the gyrA gene encoding DNA gyrase subunit A, which codes for MSEQERSGVKGINITEEIETSFLDYAMSVIVSRALPDVRDGLKPVHRRILYGMQELGNTADKPYKKSARIVGDVMGKYHPHGDSSIYDAMVRMAQDFSYRYMLVDGHGNFGSVDGDGAAAMRYTESRMSKIAMEMLRDINKDTIDYTDNYDGSEKEPIVLPSRYPNLLVNGAAGIAVGMATNIPPHQLGETIDAVIALSENPAITTEELMEIIPGPDFPTGGLILGRSGIRRAYETGRGSIIIRAKVEIEQKSNGKETILIHELPYQVNKAKLIEKIAELVRDKKIDGITNLRDESDRRGMRVVIEIRKDANANVVLNNLYKQTAMQSSFGINMLSLVNGQPKVLGLKEMLYHYLEHQKVIIRRRTEFDLRKAEDRAHILEGLRIALDHIDEIIAIIRGSRSGEEAKPQLMERFNLSERQAQAILDMRLVRLSGLEREKIEAEYQELQILIAELKAILADEAKIVDIIRTEILELKERFNDTRRTEITSGGLEMIEDEDLIPVENSVVTLTHNGYIKRLAANTYRSQKRGGRGVQGMGTNEDDFVEHLMNTSTHDTILFFTSKGKVFRAKGYEIPEFGRTAKGLPIVNLLNIEKGEKVTAMIRVGSFDEDAYFIFTTKTGITKRTPVSQFANIRTNGLIAISLREDDDLISVRLTDGHKQVIIGTRDGMLVRFQEDDIRSMGRTAGGVRGIKLRDGDEVVGMEIVEPGQEILVVTQKGYGKRTSEEDYRLQSRGGVGLKTIQITDKNGPMVAVKTVDGSEDLMLITINGMLIRMDVNDISLIGRSTQGVRLIRLGDDELVATVAKVEKEEESQEDEEDIEE
- a CDS encoding HD-GYP domain-containing protein, with translation METIHVPISELGVGKVISEDIFANTQYPIIFKDTKISYVHLQVFHAFNIFNVPVYKNQQDAQLEKKENDVEVVIEDIPTFRKVYNNSVEQFKREFKNWEAGAKVDIAKARTIILPLVEMVLDDRTIIFDLNEYSNPKEYLYHHCVATGLISAVIAQKLGYDRGTTIQVAIGGLLADCGMAKVHPRIRDKKTPLTEQEYNEIYKHPVYSYNMVKDLTVLKETMKEAIFQHHERLNGSGYPKGERIANISIFAQIIAVADVFHAMTCERVYRSKQSSFKVIEMINESEFGKFDIKVVRALIDIVADLPIGTIVELSNLERGEVMFVNKFAPTRPLIKLIHSGEIFDLGKNRSFYISRIITNI